One segment of Caldilineales bacterium DNA contains the following:
- a CDS encoding AAA family ATPase, whose amino-acid sequence MSGLGVSLASFATFGELLKFLRRRAQLSQLELSFAVGYSEAQISRLETNQRRPDRASVLALFVPALDIQNEPAVIERLLALCTEPAGAAKDEPPLSWLPAALTSFVGRQEEMAEICQILGRNETRLLTLTGAGGCGKTRLALAVAETLAPDYPHGVRLAELASLADPQLAVKTVAAAFGLGESGERPLLAALTAHLRPRQALLILDNCEHLIEAAAELAATLLRDCPQLRILVTSRETLRVPGEVDYRVHPLALPPLRQGERPLRVTVEGYDAIRLFVERAATARRGFALVDQNAPAIAHICRRLDGIPLALELAAAWIALLAPEQIAERLDEDFALLAGAQRGVVPRHQTLTAAIEWSYNLLTEAERALLRRLPIFNGGWNLDAAESVAGGLPPLAPLETLALLQRLVSKSLVIVEHPPAGEPRYRLLETIRAYTRAKLAASGEEAPVRDRCLAYLVALAETAEPELRSARQIEWLARLDLERDNLRAALSWSLAPEKAGAALRLAAALGHFWEMRADLVEGSRWCEAALAAADGRADLRDSATRAATLFVAGMLAGYSWDTEKSLLCLEESLRIYRRHGDMAGAGAVLCFLAIAQDRRQQSQQAICTFQEAVEAAQQAEDGWWIAENLH is encoded by the coding sequence ATGTCAGGCCTGGGCGTTTCCCTCGCCAGTTTTGCCACCTTCGGTGAGTTGCTGAAGTTCCTGCGCCGCCGCGCCCAGCTTTCGCAGCTTGAGCTTTCCTTCGCGGTCGGCTACAGCGAAGCGCAGATCAGCCGGCTGGAGACCAATCAGCGCCGGCCGGATCGCGCCAGTGTGCTGGCCCTCTTCGTCCCGGCCCTCGACATCCAGAACGAACCGGCGGTGATCGAGCGGCTGCTGGCCTTGTGCACCGAGCCTGCGGGCGCGGCGAAAGACGAGCCGCCGCTCAGCTGGCTGCCCGCCGCGCTCACCTCCTTCGTCGGTCGCCAGGAGGAGATGGCCGAGATTTGCCAGATTCTGGGCCGCAACGAGACCCGCCTGCTGACTCTCACCGGCGCTGGCGGCTGCGGCAAGACCCGCCTGGCCCTGGCAGTGGCCGAAACCCTGGCGCCGGACTATCCTCACGGCGTCCGGCTGGCCGAGCTGGCGTCCCTTGCCGACCCGCAACTGGCGGTCAAGACCGTCGCTGCGGCCTTCGGCCTGGGCGAGAGCGGCGAGCGGCCCCTGCTGGCCGCGCTAACCGCTCACTTGCGCCCCCGGCAGGCGCTGCTCATCCTGGACAACTGCGAGCACCTGATCGAGGCCGCCGCCGAACTGGCCGCGACCCTCTTGCGCGATTGCCCGCAACTGCGTATCCTGGTCACCAGCCGAGAGACATTGAGGGTTCCCGGCGAGGTGGACTACCGGGTGCATCCCCTGGCCCTGCCCCCGCTGCGGCAAGGAGAGCGACCTCTCCGCGTCACGGTGGAGGGGTACGATGCCATCCGCCTGTTCGTGGAACGGGCGGCGACGGCCCGCCGCGGCTTCGCCCTGGTTGACCAGAACGCGCCGGCCATCGCCCACATCTGCCGGCGGCTGGATGGCATCCCCCTGGCCCTGGAACTGGCCGCGGCCTGGATCGCTCTCCTTGCGCCGGAACAGATCGCCGAACGGTTGGATGAGGATTTTGCGCTGTTGGCGGGCGCGCAGCGGGGCGTCGTGCCCCGCCACCAAACCCTCACCGCAGCCATCGAGTGGAGCTACAACCTCCTGACGGAAGCGGAGCGGGCGCTGCTGCGGCGCCTTCCCATCTTCAATGGCGGCTGGAACCTGGATGCGGCCGAAAGCGTGGCCGGGGGGCTGCCTCCACTGGCGCCGCTCGAGACGCTGGCGCTGTTGCAGCGGTTGGTCAGCAAATCCCTGGTGATTGTGGAGCACCCGCCGGCAGGGGAGCCGCGCTATCGCCTGTTGGAGACGATCCGGGCATACACGCGCGCGAAATTGGCCGCCTCCGGAGAAGAGGCGCCGGTGCGCGACCGCTGCCTGGCCTATCTTGTCGCCCTGGCCGAGACTGCCGAACCTGAACTGCGATCGGCGCGCCAGATCGAATGGCTGGCGCGCCTCGATCTGGAACGTGACAACCTGCGAGCCGCATTGAGTTGGAGCCTAGCGCCGGAGAAGGCCGGCGCTGCGTTGCGGTTAGCTGCCGCGCTCGGCCACTTCTGGGAGATGCGCGCTGACCTGGTCGAAGGCAGTCGCTGGTGTGAGGCAGCGTTGGCCGCGGCCGACGGTCGCGCTGATCTGCGTGATAGCGCCACGCGCGCCGCGACCCTCTTTGTCGCCGGGATGCTGGCCGGTTATTCATGGGACACGGAGAAGTCGCTCCTCTGCCTGGAAGAGAGTCTGCGCATCTACCGGCGGCATGGCGACATGGCCGGGGCCGGAGCTGTCCTCTGCTTTCTCGCTATTGCCCAAGACCGCCGTCAGCAGTCGCAGCAAGCCATCTGCACCTTCCAGGAAGCGGTGGAGGCAGCGCAACAGGCCGAGGATGGCTGGTGGATCGCCGAAAACCTGCACTGA
- a CDS encoding tetratricopeptide repeat protein has protein sequence MLDGQGDRRTATDHYQQSVAIFREMGDQWALTHPLCDLALRTWDAGQLHQAMALLRECLAVFRQLRSHGGIDMVLGYLTFMAVTVGDLDAATRTAEEKAEIGLVQALQANRAYGLHSLAHVNLAQGRLDLARQQLEAALPIALAGDNHGFKAEVLLLLGRCAVYAGAADEAAARLAESQRWAASAEPAPWREAAILFGLGQVACLRSDFAGATARYQESLHLVRDIRPDIPPRLEGLAQAALGQGQPEWAATLLAAADHLRTAIGAPVLPVDHPGMERLHEAVAAALSGAAFHRAWASGRALSVDDSVAYALQPTEQHDL, from the coding sequence GTGTTGGACGGTCAGGGTGACCGTCGCACCGCAACCGACCACTATCAGCAGTCGGTGGCGATCTTCCGCGAGATGGGCGACCAGTGGGCGCTCACCCACCCGCTCTGCGACCTGGCCTTGCGCACCTGGGACGCCGGCCAGCTCCACCAGGCGATGGCGCTGCTGCGCGAATGCCTGGCCGTTTTCCGCCAACTGCGCTCCCACGGCGGCATAGATATGGTTCTGGGCTATCTGACGTTCATGGCCGTGACTGTCGGCGACCTGGACGCCGCGACCCGCACCGCCGAGGAGAAAGCGGAAATTGGGCTGGTGCAGGCCCTGCAGGCCAACCGGGCCTATGGGCTGCACTCCCTCGCCCACGTGAACCTCGCCCAGGGGCGCCTCGATCTGGCTCGCCAACAACTGGAGGCGGCGCTGCCGATAGCGCTGGCTGGCGATAACCACGGGTTCAAGGCAGAGGTGTTGCTGCTGCTGGGCCGCTGCGCCGTGTACGCTGGCGCTGCCGACGAAGCGGCGGCGCGCCTCGCCGAGAGCCAGCGTTGGGCCGCGTCTGCCGAGCCTGCTCCGTGGCGTGAAGCTGCGATCCTGTTCGGGCTGGGTCAGGTTGCCTGCCTGCGCAGCGACTTCGCCGGCGCGACCGCCCGCTACCAGGAAAGCCTGCATCTGGTGCGGGACATCCGACCGGATATCCCGCCCCGGCTGGAAGGGCTGGCGCAGGCGGCCCTGGGCCAGGGGCAGCCGGAATGGGCCGCCACGCTGTTGGCCGCCGCCGACCATCTGCGCACGGCGATCGGCGCACCCGTCCTACCGGTGGATCATCCAGGCATGGAGCGCCTGCACGAGGCAGTGGCCGCAGCCCTGTCCGGTGCAGCTTTCCATCGAGCATGGGCCAGCGGTCGGGCGCTATCGGTGGATGACAGCGTCGCCTACGCGCTGCAACCGACCGAGCAACATGACCTGTGA
- a CDS encoding YdhR family protein: MSQTILQINFTFTGVSGAELQESWLPAAQLIADTPGLRWKVWLINEAQRECGGIYLFDDETAVQGFLNSPLVAAVQADPRLSNASVKLFDIMAAHTVITRGPVGAGAAGGNGALKTFGGMAQEAFQAVPAIKPADLQRRQKREPDLLVIDVRDAADIAQTGTVPGAANISYGSLTYMADHEVPESWRDPRLADRARPIVTTCILGPLGGLGGKLLHDMGFTNVQILEGGVQAWIEAGLPVAKNGGS, from the coding sequence ATGTCTCAAACCATCCTGCAGATCAACTTCACGTTCACCGGCGTCTCAGGGGCCGAGCTACAAGAGAGCTGGCTGCCGGCGGCGCAGCTCATCGCCGACACGCCCGGCCTGCGCTGGAAGGTCTGGCTGATCAACGAAGCCCAGCGCGAATGTGGAGGGATTTACCTGTTCGACGACGAAACGGCCGTGCAGGGCTTCCTGAACAGCCCGCTGGTAGCCGCCGTCCAGGCCGACCCGCGCTTGAGCAACGCCAGCGTCAAGCTGTTCGACATCATGGCGGCGCACACGGTCATCACACGCGGCCCGGTGGGCGCGGGGGCCGCGGGCGGAAACGGCGCACTCAAGACCTTCGGCGGCATGGCGCAAGAAGCGTTTCAGGCCGTCCCTGCGATCAAGCCGGCCGACCTGCAGCGCCGCCAGAAGCGCGAGCCGGACTTGTTGGTGATTGACGTGCGCGATGCGGCCGACATCGCCCAGACCGGGACCGTGCCCGGCGCGGCCAACATCTCCTATGGCTCGCTGACCTACATGGCCGACCACGAGGTGCCCGAAAGCTGGCGCGACCCGCGGCTGGCCGACCGCGCCCGCCCCATCGTGACCACCTGCATCCTGGGGCCGCTCGGCGGGCTGGGGGGCAAGCTGCTACACGACATGGGCTTCACCAACGTGCAGATCCTGGAAGGGGGCGTGCAGGCGTGGATCGAGGCGGGGCTGCCGGTGGCGAAGAACGGCGGCAGTTGA
- a CDS encoding MFS transporter has translation MQPSSARRKNPIPLYALFAANAVSLVGNVFTLIAIPWFVLQTSGSATQTGITGFFAIAPAVLAGFLGGALIDRLGYKRTSVIADLASSVTTALIPLLYFTVGLEFWQLLVLVFLGSLLDAPGGTARSALLPELAEQAGMPIERATSLTHVIERGANLVGAPLAGLLISVIGTQNVLWLDAASFLVSAGIVSLVIAAPAIVKKEAASSNYFGEMQDGFRFILRDRLILAIVVMVMLTNFLDAIFWGVVRPVYVKQVFGEALNLGLLIAANGGGAVIGGLIFAAIGHRLPRHLTFVGAFMLAGTQFWIYALQPSFNVLLVATLITSIGAGPLNPIIGAIEFERIPADMRGRVFGAITAGAWLAMPLGMLLGGVWTGAFGFYPLLIGLGVAYFLTTLSMAFIPSMKEMNRKAVAPVAVQV, from the coding sequence ATGCAACCATCTTCAGCACGACGCAAAAACCCCATCCCGCTCTATGCGCTGTTCGCCGCCAACGCCGTCTCGCTGGTGGGGAATGTCTTCACCTTGATCGCCATCCCCTGGTTTGTCCTGCAAACCTCTGGCAGCGCCACGCAGACGGGCATCACCGGCTTTTTTGCCATTGCTCCCGCCGTGCTGGCCGGTTTCTTGGGCGGGGCGCTGATCGACCGCCTCGGTTACAAGCGCACCAGCGTCATCGCCGACCTGGCCAGCAGCGTCACCACCGCCCTGATCCCCCTGCTCTACTTCACAGTCGGGCTAGAGTTTTGGCAGTTGCTCGTCCTGGTCTTCCTCGGCTCGTTGCTCGACGCCCCAGGCGGCACCGCCCGCTCGGCGTTGCTGCCCGAACTGGCGGAACAGGCCGGTATGCCCATCGAGCGCGCCACCTCACTGACCCACGTCATCGAGCGCGGCGCCAACCTGGTCGGCGCGCCGCTGGCAGGGCTGCTGATCAGCGTCATCGGCACGCAAAACGTCCTCTGGCTCGACGCTGCCTCCTTCCTGGTCTCGGCGGGGATCGTCAGCCTGGTCATCGCCGCCCCCGCCATCGTCAAAAAGGAGGCGGCATCCTCGAACTATTTCGGCGAGATGCAAGATGGCTTTCGCTTCATCCTGCGGGACAGGTTGATCCTGGCCATCGTAGTCATGGTCATGCTGACGAACTTCCTCGACGCGATCTTCTGGGGTGTGGTGCGACCTGTTTATGTCAAGCAAGTGTTCGGGGAGGCGCTGAACCTGGGCCTGTTGATCGCGGCCAACGGCGGGGGAGCGGTCATCGGCGGGCTGATCTTCGCCGCCATCGGCCACCGCCTGCCGCGTCATCTGACCTTCGTCGGCGCGTTCATGCTGGCGGGAACGCAGTTTTGGATTTACGCCCTGCAGCCATCCTTCAACGTTCTGCTCGTCGCCACGCTCATCACCAGCATCGGCGCCGGCCCGCTGAACCCGATCATCGGCGCCATCGAGTTCGAGCGCATCCCCGCCGACATGCGCGGGCGGGTCTTCGGCGCTATCACAGCAGGCGCATGGCTGGCCATGCCGCTCGGCATGTTGTTGGGCGGCGTGTGGACGGGAGCGTTCGGCTTTTATCCGTTGTTGATCGGGTTGGGCGTCGCCTATTTCCTGACCACCTTGAGCATGGCCTTCATCCCGTCCATGAAGGAGATGAACCGCAAAGCAGTTGCGCCTGTCGCCGTTCAGGTGTAA